Part of the Ornithinimicrobium flavum genome, CAGCCCTGCGCCACGGACGTGGGGATCTCCGGCTCCACGGTGGTGACCTCGACCTCGACCGTGCGCCCCTCCCCCTCGGCCGCGAGCGCCGCCTCCACCGCCTCGGCGAGCCCGTCGGTCTCCACGGCGTGCCCGACGCGCGAGGGCACGATCTCCACCCGGTCGCCGTCGAGCCGGACGGTGGCGTCGCGGGGACCGGCCTCCAGCTGCCCCAGGTCCTGGCGGACCCGGCTGACGAGCGCCTCCCCGTCCAGGGTCAGGGACAGGGTGTGGTCCGGCCCCACCTCGACGTCGAGCAGCTCGCGCAGGTCACGCTCCCCCAGCTCCGCGGTGGCGCTCCGCTCGTCCTCCCCCTCGCCCCGCGTCGCGGTCACCAGGACCGGCTCCGCCAGCGCAGGCTCCAGCTCCTCGCCCGTGAACCGGTCGATCTCCGCGGCCGTCAGCAGCGGCGGCACGCTCGTGGCGGCGCCGGTCACCTCCCGCTCCCGGGGTGCGGACTCCTGCTCGTCCCAGACCTGGTCGGCCCAGGCCCCGGCCACCTCCTCGGCCGTCGTCGCGACGTCCAGCCGGCGACCCTCGAGCGAGTCGACGACCTGCACCCCCTCGTCGGTGAGGCTGACCTCCCCCTCGACCGGATCGGTGTCGTAGTCCTCGGCGAGCGCCGCGAGCGCAGCCTCCAGGCCCGGACGGTCCACGGACCCGATGACGGGCAGCTCGCGCGGCGTCCCGGCGACGTGCGACCAGAGCACCCGCGGGTCGAAGGACAGCCCGGTGGTGCCGTCGAGCGTGGCCTCCAGGTCCAGACCCAGACCGGCCTGCTCCGGCACGAGCTCCAGGCGGGACGGTGCGGCCTCCTCCTCCTGCTGCTCCCGGTCGTCGGCGGGGGTCGGGGCGACCACCACGAGAAGGGGATCGCTCGTGCGCCCAGCGAGCTCGCGGGCCAGCTCCGCGGTGGCGGCCTCCCGGGTGAGTCCCCCGACGTCGACCCCGGCGACGCTCAGACCGGCGGGCGGGCGGTCCTGGAAGTAGAACGCGACGAGCACGTAGGCGGCGCCCAGGACGAGGACGGCGACCACCATCCGGAGCAGGGCCGACCCCCAGCCGGTGCCGGCGCGCGGCTCCTCCGGCAGCCCGGACGAGCGACCCGCGGCATCGGTCATCGGCAGTCCTTCCTCGTCCTTCCGGTGCTGGGGCGCGGCCTCGACGGCACCCGGACCCGAGCGTCCCTGCCGGCCCGTCAGCGCAGCTCCTCGAACCGCCCACGGTAGTGCACGAGGGCGGGTTCCTCCGTGGGAAACGCCCGCAGCCCGACGACCTCACCGAGCACCAGGACGTGGTCGCCCGCCTCCTGCAGCGACCAGGGTCGGCACTCGAAGGTGGCCAGGGCCCCGTCGACGAGGGCGACGCCCGTGACGGGGCCCGGGGCGTGCGGGACGTTGGCCAGCTGCCCGTGGAGGGGGCGGCCGTGCTCGGCCAGCCAGGTCGCGACCCCCCCGCTGCCGGGCGGTCAGCACGCTGATGCCCAGCGGCCCACCCTCCTGGACCCCCTCCAGCACCCGGGCCTCGGCGTGCAGGCTCACCAGCAGCAGGAGCGGGTCGAGGGAGATGCTGGTCAGCGAGTCGACCGTCATGGCGACGTCCTGGCCGCGGAGGCGGGACGAGGCGACGGCGACGCCGGAGGCGAACCGACCCATCGCCTGCCGGTAGGCCGCGGGGTCCACCTCGGGCGGGTCGTCCGCCCGCTCGCTGCCGGTGCTCACGGTGCGGGCACCCCCTGGGCGTGGACGAGCTGCTCGCGGACGTCGGGCCACCGGGCGTAGCCCTCCCGACCGGACAGCCGGGCAGCGACGTCGTTGGACAGGGCGTACCAGCCGTCGTGCACGGTCACCTGGGTGGGGTGCTCCCGCAGCGCCCGCACCTGCCGGTCCCGGGCGGCCGGGTCCAGCACCGCGTGGGTGACCAGTGCGTCGTCGACCACGCTCGGGGGGTAGGGCGCGTCCGGCGCAGGGACCGTGGCCACGCCGCCGGCCGGGCCGACCGTGCCGGGGGCCACGTGCTGACGCAGCCAGCTCCGGTCCTCCTCCGCCCAGGAACGCGGGGTGAGGGCGACGAAGAGGGCCGTGCCGCCTCCCAGCAGCTCCACGGCGGCGGCGGTGACCCGGTGGGCCTGCACGTGGTCGGGATGCCCGTAACCACCCCACGGGTCGTAGGTGATCACCACGTCGGGGTCGAGGTCCGCGAGCAGCCCGGCCAGGACGGCCGCGGCCTCCGCCACCGGCGCCGCGGCGAACGCGCGGGGGTGGCCGGCGGCCCGTGACCCGGCCATGCCGCTGTCCCGCCAGCGCGGCACCGTCCCGCCGAGGAAGTGGTGGTGCACGCCGAGCGCGGCGGTCGCCGCGGCCAGCTCACCGCGGCGGTGGCCTGCCAGGGCCTCGGTCCCCTCCAGGTGGGCGAGCCCGGGCGTGATCACCTCGCCCTCCTCCCCCAGCGTGCAGGTGACGACGTGCACCTCGTCGCCGGCCTCGACGTGGTGGGCCAGCGCGACCCCGGTGGCCAGCGTCTCGTCGTCGGGGTGGGCGTGGACGGCGACCAGACGCAGCGGCCGCCGGTCCGGGATCGTCAGGCCGTCGCGCAGGCCGGGCCGCGCCGGGCGCGACCCGGTCCCACTGGACCTGCCCCCGGCGGACCCGGTCACGTCGCGCCCGCGCGCGCTCGTCCCGACCACGCCGCCTACCCCTGGTTCTTGGCCCGCGACGCCGCCCTCGCCCGCAGGTTCTGGTCCAGGATCACCTTGCGCACACGCACCGCCTCGGGGGTGACCTCGACGCACTCGTCCTCGCGGCAGAACTCCAGGCTCTGCTCGAGGGAGAGCAGGCGCGGCGGCACGAGCCGCTCCAGGACGTCGGCCCCGGCGGACCGGACGTTCGTGAGCTTGCGCTCCCGGGTGATGTTGACGTCCATGTCGTCGGCCCGGGAGTTCTCGCCGACGATCATGCCCTCGTAGACCTCGGTCGCGGGCTCCACGAAGAGGGTGCCCCGCTCCTGCAGATTGAACATGGCGTAGGACGTCGCCACCCCGGTGCGGTCGGAGACCAGCGATCCGGACTGCCGGGTGCGGATCTCCCCGAACCACGGGGCGTAGCCGTCGAAGACGTGGTGGGCGATGCCGGTGCCCCGGGTCTCGGTGAGGAACTCGGTCCGGAAGCCGATGAGCCCGCGGGAGGGCACGACATACTCCATCCGCACCCAGCCCGTGCCGTGGTTGGTCATCTGCTCCATGCGGCCCTTGCGGGCGGCCATGAGCTGGGTGATCGTGCCGAGGTGCTCCTCGGGCGCGTCGATCGTCAGCCGCTCGACCGGCTCCTGGACCTTGCCGTCGACCTCCTTGGTGACGACCTGGGGCTTGCCGACGGTGAGCTCAAAGCCCTCGCGCCGCATCTGCTCCACGAGGATGGCCAGCGCCAGCTCGCCACGACCCTGGACCTCCCAGGCGTCGGGACGCTCGGTCGGCAGGACCCGCAACGAGACGTTGCCGACCAGCTCCTTGTCCAGCCGGTCCTTGACCAGCCGGGCCGTGACCTTGGTGCCCTTCGCCCGCCCCGCGAGCGGGCTGGTGTTGGTCCCGATGGTCATCGAGATGGCGGGCTCGTCGACGGTGATGAGGGGCAGCGGCACGGGGGTCTCGGGGTCGGCGAGGGTCTCGCCGATGGTGATCTCGGGGATGCCGGCGATCGCGATGATGTCACCGGGCCCGGCCACCTCGGCCGGCTGGCGCTCCAGCGCCTCGGTCAGCAGCAGCTCGGTGATCTTGACCCGCTGCACCGAGCCGTCACGTCGGCACCACGCCACCTGCTGGCCCTTGCGGATCTCGCCCTCGTGCACCCGGCACAGGGCCAGCCGCCCGAGGAAGGGGCTGGAGTCGAGGTTCGTGACGTGAGCCTGCAGGGGTGCGCCCGGGGTGTAGACGGGTGCGGGCACCGTCTGCAGGATCGTGGCGAAGAGCGGCTCGAGGTCGGGGTGGTCAGGCATCCCCCCGTCGGTCGGGGGGGTCAGGCTGGCGCGGCCGGCCTTGGCCGAGGCGTAGACGACCGGGAAGTCCAGGGCCTCCTCGACCCGCTCGGGGTCGTGGTCGTCCAGCAGGTCCATGAACAGCGCGTAGACCTCGTCCACGACCTCGGCGATCCGGCTGTCGGGACGGTCCACCTTGTTGATGCAGAGCACGACGGGCTTGTGCGCGGCCAGCGCCTTGCGCAGGACGAAGCGGGTCTGCGGGAGCGGACCCTCGGAGGCGTCCACGAGCAGGACCACCCCGTCGACCATGGACAGGCCTCGCTCGACCTCGCCGCCGAAGTCGGCGTGACCGGGGGTGTCGATGATGTTGATCGTCATCCCGTCGGCCGGGGCGTGCGCGCCGGCGTAGTGGATGGCCGTGTTCTTGGCGAGGATCGTGATCCCCTTCTCACGCTCCAGGTCGCCGGAGTCCATGACGCGCTCGACCTCGGTGCCCTCCTTCTGGTGGCCGGCAAAGGCGCCGCCCTGGGTGAGCATGGCGTCGACGAGGGTGGTCTTGCCGTGGTCGACGTGGGCGACGATCGCCACGTTACGGATGTCCTCGCGGCGGGCGGTGGGCACGCCGGAGGCGGTGTCGTTCGAAGGCATAACCTCCAGTGTCGCAGGTGCGGGGCGATGCTCAGGTATGCAGCAGCCCGCGCAGGTGCTCCACGATCGGGAGGTCGGCGCTCAGCCAGGGGACCTCGGACAGCTCCGGTGCCGCCAGCCAGCGCAGCAGGTCGTGGTCCTCCAGGGGCTTCGGCTCCGGCTGCCCGGGCAGGGCGACCGCCCACCACAGGTGCATGACGGCGGCGCCGGACAACGGCCAGGGCCCCCCGACCCGCTCCCCCAGCTCGACCTCGACCCCCAGCTCCTCGCGGACCTCGCGCACGGCCGCCGCCGCCGGCTCCTCCCCCGGCTCGACCTTGCCCCCGGGGAACTCCCAGCCCCCGGCCACCGACGGCGGCTCGGTGCGGCGGGCGGACAGGACCCTGGTGGGGCGGTCGAGGTCGTCGACGAGGGCCACGGCGGCGACGACCACCGGTGCGGGAGGCTGCGGGTGCTGCATGCCCCCATCCTGCCCGGAGAGACGCGTGGACCTCCCTGTCGTCGCAGATCACGGTCCCGTCACGACTTGGCGCGCCCTCTTCCCATCCGGCCCGCCGTGTGGTGGGCTTCCTCCGTGCCGGACCGACCTGCCGTCCGGCGACCACCTGTAGGAGGCACGATGAAGAACCGCAAGGTCGGAGCGCTGGCGACCGCCGCCGCGCTCGCCCTGGTCCTCACGTCCTGCGCCAACTCGGCGCGTGACACGGACGACCCGGCTGAGGCCGACAACGGCGGCGACGCCACCCAGACCGAGGGTGCCGGTGACGAGGCACCCGCCGGCGACGCCACCTTCGTCTTCGGCGCCGCGGGCGCCCCGACGACGTTCGACCCGTTCTACGCCAGTGACGGTGAGACCTTCCGCGTCACCCGCCAGATCTTCCAGAACCTCATCGGCATCGAGGAGGGCGGCACCGAGGCCGTCCCCGAGCTCGCCACCAGCTGGGAGAGCGAGGACGGCCTGACCTGGACCTTCGAGCTCCAGGAGGGCGTCACCTTCCACGACGGCACCCCCATGGACGCCGAGGCCGTGTGCGCCAACTTCGAGCGCTGGGCCGACCAGAACGAGGCGGGCCAGAGCCCGTCCGGCGCCTACTACTACGGCAACGACTTCGGCTTCGGCGAGGACTCGCTCTACGAGTCCTGCGAGGCCACCGACGACCTCACCGCCGAGATCGTCGTCAGCCGCGTGACCGGCAAGTTCCCCATGGTCCTGTCGCAGTCCTCCTACGCGATCCAGTCCCCCACGGCGATGGAGGAGTACGACGCCAACGGCATCGCGCTGGAGGGTGAGGCCTTCGTCTTCCCGGAGTATGCCCAGGAGCACCCCACCGGCACGGGCCCGTTCAAGTTCGAGGCCTACGACAACGCCGGCGGCACCGTGACGCTGACGCGCAACGACGACTTCTGGGGTGACGCCGCGGGCGTGTCCGAGCTGGTCTTCAAGATCATCCCGGACGAGAACGCCCGTCGTCAGGAGCTCGAGGCCGGCACCATCCAGGGCTACGACCTCCCGAACCCCGTCGACTGGCAGGCGCTGGAGGACAACGGCAACCAGGTCCTCATCCGGGACCCGTTCAACATCCTCTACCTGGCGCTCAACCCGGTCGCCGACCCGCAGCTCGAGGATCCGCTGGTGCGCCAGGCGCTCTACCACGCGCTGAACCGCGACCAGTTCGTCTCCACCCAGCTGCCCGAGGGTGCTGAGGTCGCCACCCAGTTCATGCCGAGCACCGTGAGCGGTTACGACGAGTCGATCGAGGCCTACGAGTACGACGTGGACAAGGCGAAGCAGCTGCTGGAGGAGGCCGGCAAGTCCGACCTCACCATCGAGCTGTGGTACCCCTCGGAGGTCACCCGGCCCTACATGCCGGACCCGCAGCGCGTCTACGACGCGGTCAAGGCCGACTGGGAGGCCGCCGGCATCACCGTCGAGACCATCACCCAGCCGTGGGCCGGTGGCTACATCGACAACACGCAGGCCAGCCGCGCCCCGGCCTTCTTCCTGGGCTGGACCGGTGACCTGAACTCCGCGGACAACTTCCTCTGCGCCTTCTTCTGCGGTGACGACAACCAGTTCGGCACCTCGGCCTACGACTGGCACGGCGAGCTGCAGGACGCCATCGCGGCGGCCGACGCCGAGGCCGACGAGGACGCCCGTGAGGAGCTGTACAAGGAGCTCAACGCCAACATCATGAGCCCGGAGTGGCTGCCCGGCCTGCCCATCTCGCACAGCCCGCCGGCGATCGTCGTCGGTCCGAACGTGCAGGGTCTGGTGCAGAGCCCGCTGACGGCGGAGGACTTCTCCACCGTCACCATCTCGGAGTGACCCCCAGGGGCCTCGCCCTCCCCGGCACGTCCGGGGAGGGCGGGGCCCTCTGCCCTGACCTGGAGAGGACCGCGACGTGCTGAGGTTCATCATCCGCCGCTCGCTGCAGGCGCTGCTGGCGCTCTTCGTGCTGAGCGTGCTGCTCTTCGCCTGGCTGCGCTCGCTGCCCGGCGGCACGGTCAGCGCCCTCCTCGGTGAGCGCGCCACCCCCGAGAACGCCGCCCGGCTGCGCCAGCAGCTCGGGCTCGACGACCCGTTGCCGGTGCAGTACTGGCGCTTCCTGCAGCGGGTGCTGCAGGGGGACTTCGGGGTGTCCAACGGCGTCTACCGTGGCGAGCCCGCCCTCGACGTCTTCCTCCAGCGCTTCCCGCCACGGTGGAGCTCAGCCTGGTCGCCATGCTCTTCGCCCTGGTCGTGGCCATCCCGCTGGGGTACATCGCCGCCCGCCGCCGTGGCGGTCCGCTCGACACCGGCAGCGTCATCTTCTCCCTGGTCGGTGTCGCCGTCCCGGTGTTCTTCCTCGCCTACGTGCTGAAGTACATCTTCGCCGTGCAGCTGGGCTGGCTGCCCCCCTCGGGCCGGCAGAGCGTGGGCATCAACGCCACCCACATCACCAACATGTACATCCTGGACGGCCTGCTCACGCGGGAGTGGGACGCCGCCTGGGACGCCTTCAAGCACGTCCTGCTCCCGGCGCTGGCCCTGTCCTCGATCCCGTTCGCGATCATCTTCCGGATCACCCGGGCCGCCGTGATCGACGTCATGGACGAGGACTACGTGCGCACCGCCCGGGCCAAGGGCCTGACGCCCGGCACCATCCGGGTGCGGCACATCATGCGCAACGCGCTCATCCCCGTGGTGACCGTCGTCGGCCTGCAGATCGGCGCCCTCCTGGCGGGAGCGATCCTCACCGAGAAGGTCTTCGCCTTCCAGGGGATCGGGCAGGCGCTGGCGATCGGCTTCGAGCGGCGCGACTACCCCGTCCTCCAGGTCGTCATCCTCATGGCCGCCCTGATCTACATCGTCGTCAACCTGCTGGTCGACATCGCCTACGCGATCATCGACCCGCGCGTCCGGACCCGTTGAGGAGCGCGGCATGACCGACCTGTCACCCGGTGACCACCCGACCACCGACCGTCCCGCCTCCGACCGCCCGCCGACGGAGCGTCCGGGCGACCAGCGGTCCCGGCTGGGAGCCCGGCGCAAGGAGCGCATCGACCGCCTCGCGGAGGCCGGCACCCTCACGGACGAGGAGGGGGTGAGCCTGTGGAAGAGCGCGTGGCGCCGCCTGCGGCGTGACCCCGTCTTCGTTCTCGGCGCGGTCATCATCGCCGCCTTCGTGCTCCTGGCGATCCTCGCCCCGTGGATCGCGCCGCACGACCCGGCCGCCCGCCTGCTCATCGACCAGCGCACGACGTCCAACCCCATACCGGGACCGCAGCCCGGTCATCCGCTGGGGGCCGACGACGCCGGTCGGGACATGCTCTCCCGGCTCATCGTGGGGTCGCGTCAGACCCTCATCGTCGGGGTCGTGGCCACGATGCTGGGGCTCACCGGAGGCGTCGTGCTCGGCACCCTCGCGGGCGGCATCGGCGGGTGGATGGACGCCGTCGTGATGCGCATCGTCGACGT contains:
- the mshB gene encoding N-acetyl-1-D-myo-inositol-2-amino-2-deoxy-alpha-D-glucopyranoside deacetylase — encoded protein: MVGTSARGRDVTGSAGGRSSGTGSRPARPGLRDGLTIPDRRPLRLVAVHAHPDDETLATGVALAHHVEAGDEVHVVTCTLGEEGEVITPGLAHLEGTEALAGHRRGELAAATAALGVHHHFLGGTVPRWRDSGMAGSRAAGHPRAFAAAPVAEAAAVLAGLLADLDPDVVITYDPWGGYGHPDHVQAHRVTAAAVELLGGGTALFVALTPRSWAEEDRSWLRQHVAPGTVGPAGGVATVPAPDAPYPPSVVDDALVTHAVLDPAARDRQVRALREHPTQVTVHDGWYALSNDVAARLSGREGYARWPDVREQLVHAQGVPAP
- a CDS encoding ABC transporter substrate-binding protein, which produces MKNRKVGALATAAALALVLTSCANSARDTDDPAEADNGGDATQTEGAGDEAPAGDATFVFGAAGAPTTFDPFYASDGETFRVTRQIFQNLIGIEEGGTEAVPELATSWESEDGLTWTFELQEGVTFHDGTPMDAEAVCANFERWADQNEAGQSPSGAYYYGNDFGFGEDSLYESCEATDDLTAEIVVSRVTGKFPMVLSQSSYAIQSPTAMEEYDANGIALEGEAFVFPEYAQEHPTGTGPFKFEAYDNAGGTVTLTRNDDFWGDAAGVSELVFKIIPDENARRQELEAGTIQGYDLPNPVDWQALEDNGNQVLIRDPFNILYLALNPVADPQLEDPLVRQALYHALNRDQFVSTQLPEGAEVATQFMPSTVSGYDESIEAYEYDVDKAKQLLEEAGKSDLTIELWYPSEVTRPYMPDPQRVYDAVKADWEAAGITVETITQPWAGGYIDNTQASRAPAFFLGWTGDLNSADNFLCAFFCGDDNQFGTSAYDWHGELQDAIAAADAEADEDAREELYKELNANIMSPEWLPGLPISHSPPAIVVGPNVQGLVQSPLTAEDFSTVTISE
- a CDS encoding flavin reductase family protein, whose product is MAEHGRPLHGQLANVPHAPGPVTGVALVDGALATFECRPWSLQEAGDHVLVLGEVVGLRAFPTEEPALVHYRGRFEELR
- a CDS encoding ABC transporter permease, whose amino-acid sequence is MTDLSPGDHPTTDRPASDRPPTERPGDQRSRLGARRKERIDRLAEAGTLTDEEGVSLWKSAWRRLRRDPVFVLGAVIIAAFVLLAILAPWIAPHDPAARLLIDQRTTSNPIPGPQPGHPLGADDAGRDMLSRLIVGSRQTLIVGVVATMLGLTGGVVLGTLAGGIGGWMDAVVMRIVDVMLSIPSLLLAFSLAALFARPNQWTVIIAIATIQVPVFARLLRGSMMAQRHSDHVLAARSLGVRAPAIVFRHMLPNSIGPVIVQGTLVLAVAIIDAAALSFLGLGKADDTDPEWGQMLGRAQQYFNTHPEVAVYPALCIIVVALGFTLMGESLREALDPKSRR
- a CDS encoding VanW family protein, which gives rise to MTDAAGRSSGLPEEPRAGTGWGSALLRMVVAVLVLGAAYVLVAFYFQDRPPAGLSVAGVDVGGLTREAATAELARELAGRTSDPLLVVVAPTPADDREQQEEEAAPSRLELVPEQAGLGLDLEATLDGTTGLSFDPRVLWSHVAGTPRELPVIGSVDRPGLEAALAALAEDYDTDPVEGEVSLTDEGVQVVDSLEGRRLDVATTAEEVAGAWADQVWDEQESAPREREVTGAATSVPPLLTAAEIDRFTGEELEPALAEPVLVTATRGEGEDERSATAELGERDLRELLDVEVGPDHTLSLTLDGEALVSRVRQDLGQLEAGPRDATVRLDGDRVEIVPSRVGHAVETDGLAEAVEAALAAEGEGRTVEVEVTTVEPEIPTSVAQGWSFSPMATFSSVFPTYPGNEARTANLTAGAANIDGTVVMPGEQFSLAAALGEISEESGYVEAPVIIDGRLVQGLGGGLSQISTVVFNAAWFSGVQLDAHTPHSFYIPRYPAGREATIAVPVIDNLWTNDTSTPIVVRSWVEGDTLNATFLGQRQYDVQTYDGERRDVTTEEAAEDDSPDCVPQTPQDGFTITNVRILLQGGVEVGRDEFTTTYKPSDEITCTHPEAQGP
- a CDS encoding (deoxy)nucleoside triphosphate pyrophosphohydrolase, which encodes MQHPQPPAPVVVAAVALVDDLDRPTRVLSARRTEPPSVAGGWEFPGGKVEPGEEPAAAAVREVREELGVEVELGERVGGPWPLSGAAVMHLWWAVALPGQPEPKPLEDHDLLRWLAAPELSEVPWLSADLPIVEHLRGLLHT
- the typA gene encoding translational GTPase TypA codes for the protein MPSNDTASGVPTARREDIRNVAIVAHVDHGKTTLVDAMLTQGGAFAGHQKEGTEVERVMDSGDLEREKGITILAKNTAIHYAGAHAPADGMTINIIDTPGHADFGGEVERGLSMVDGVVLLVDASEGPLPQTRFVLRKALAAHKPVVLCINKVDRPDSRIAEVVDEVYALFMDLLDDHDPERVEEALDFPVVYASAKAGRASLTPPTDGGMPDHPDLEPLFATILQTVPAPVYTPGAPLQAHVTNLDSSPFLGRLALCRVHEGEIRKGQQVAWCRRDGSVQRVKITELLLTEALERQPAEVAGPGDIIAIAGIPEITIGETLADPETPVPLPLITVDEPAISMTIGTNTSPLAGRAKGTKVTARLVKDRLDKELVGNVSLRVLPTERPDAWEVQGRGELALAILVEQMRREGFELTVGKPQVVTKEVDGKVQEPVERLTIDAPEEHLGTITQLMAARKGRMEQMTNHGTGWVRMEYVVPSRGLIGFRTEFLTETRGTGIAHHVFDGYAPWFGEIRTRQSGSLVSDRTGVATSYAMFNLQERGTLFVEPATEVYEGMIVGENSRADDMDVNITRERKLTNVRSAGADVLERLVPPRLLSLEQSLEFCREDECVEVTPEAVRVRKVILDQNLRARAASRAKNQG